The Mycetohabitans endofungorum genome contains a region encoding:
- the rng gene encoding ribonuclease G, protein MNEEILINVTPQETRVAIVQQGAVQELHVERTLSRGRVGNIYLGKVVRVLPGMQSAFIDIGLERAAFLHVADIWHPRLASDAAVSAPQQPIEKIVFEGQTLMVQVVKDPIGTKGARLSTQISIAGRTLVYLPQEPHIGISQKIESEAEREAVRARLTSVLPADEKGGYIVRTIAEDASSEALSNDVAYLRKTWATIQAQATRMPPTTLLYQDLNLAQRVLRDFVNDETTRIQVDSRETSQMLVEFANEFTPAVAAKLHHYTGERPLFDLYNIETEILRALSRRVDLKSGGYLMIDQTEAMTTIDVNTGGYVGARNFDDTIFKTNLEAAHTIARQLRLRNLGGIIIIDFIDMENGEHRDAVLGELKKALSRDRTRVTVNGFSQLGLVEMTRKRTRESLAHLLCEPCPVCQGKGQVKTARTVCYDILREILRESRQFNPREFRVVAAQQVIDLFLEEESQHLAMLCDFIGKPVSLQVESNLSQEQYDIVLM, encoded by the coding sequence ATGAACGAAGAAATCCTGATCAACGTCACCCCACAGGAAACCCGCGTCGCGATCGTCCAGCAAGGCGCGGTACAGGAGCTTCATGTCGAGAGAACGTTGTCGCGCGGTCGCGTCGGCAATATCTATCTCGGCAAGGTCGTGCGCGTGCTGCCCGGCATGCAATCGGCATTCATCGACATCGGGCTCGAGCGCGCCGCGTTCTTGCACGTGGCCGACATCTGGCACCCCCGGCTCGCGTCGGATGCGGCGGTCAGTGCGCCGCAGCAACCGATCGAGAAAATCGTCTTCGAAGGGCAAACGTTGATGGTCCAGGTGGTCAAGGACCCGATCGGCACCAAGGGCGCACGCCTGTCCACGCAGATCAGCATTGCCGGGCGAACGCTTGTCTATTTGCCACAGGAGCCGCACATTGGCATCTCGCAGAAGATCGAAAGCGAGGCGGAACGCGAAGCGGTCCGTGCCCGGCTAACGTCGGTGCTGCCGGCCGACGAAAAAGGCGGTTATATTGTGCGCACGATCGCCGAGGATGCGTCCAGTGAGGCGCTGTCCAACGACGTTGCTTACCTGCGCAAGACATGGGCCACGATCCAAGCGCAGGCGACGCGGATGCCGCCGACGACACTGCTGTACCAGGACCTGAACCTAGCGCAGCGCGTATTGCGCGACTTCGTCAACGACGAGACGACACGGATCCAGGTCGATTCCCGCGAGACATCGCAGATGCTCGTCGAATTCGCCAATGAATTCACGCCGGCTGTCGCCGCTAAGCTGCATCACTATACCGGTGAGCGCCCGTTATTCGATCTGTACAACATCGAAACCGAGATCCTGCGCGCGTTGTCCCGCCGCGTCGACTTGAAGTCCGGTGGCTACCTGATGATCGACCAGACCGAAGCGATGACGACAATCGACGTCAACACGGGGGGCTACGTCGGCGCGCGTAACTTCGACGACACGATCTTCAAGACCAATCTCGAGGCCGCCCATACAATTGCTCGGCAATTGCGGCTGCGCAATCTCGGCGGCATCATTATCATCGACTTCATTGACATGGAGAATGGCGAGCATCGCGATGCGGTGCTTGGCGAGTTGAAAAAGGCACTCAGCCGAGACCGCACACGCGTCACCGTCAACGGCTTCTCGCAGCTCGGTCTGGTCGAGATGACCCGCAAGCGCACGCGCGAATCGCTTGCGCATCTGCTGTGCGAACCCTGCCCGGTATGCCAAGGCAAGGGACAAGTCAAGACGGCGCGCACGGTATGCTACGACATCCTTCGGGAAATCCTGCGCGAGTCCAGGCAGTTCAATCCCCGCGAGTTTCGCGTCGTTGCCGCGCAGCAGGTGATCGACCTATTCCTCGAAGAAGAATCGCAGCATCTGGCGATGCTGTGCGACTTCATCGGCAAACCCGTGTCGCTGCAGGTCGAGTCCAATCTGAGCCAGGAACAGTACGACATCGTGTTGATGTAG
- a CDS encoding Maf family protein: MSTPSSLDPAASSPLTHKASGANSACPVTPRHSFIYLASQSPRRRALLEQIGVRFELLLAQEHEDAEALEAERPGESPQDYVVRVTLAKATAAGARRNRLLARQRDATPAPILVADTTVALDDEILGKPSDVDHALQMLKRLAGREHRVLTAVALVGADATVTSALSVSRVWFAAVGDASLARYARSGEPLGKAGAYGIQGRAAEFVERIDGSYSGIMGLPLFETAALLRAARVAFQ, from the coding sequence ATGTCCACTCCATCATCGCTCGATCCGGCGGCGTCCAGCCCGTTGACACACAAGGCATCCGGCGCAAACAGTGCCTGCCCTGTCACGCCGCGCCATTCGTTTATTTATCTTGCGTCGCAAAGCCCCCGTCGTCGGGCGCTGCTGGAGCAGATCGGCGTGCGCTTCGAATTGCTGCTCGCACAAGAGCACGAAGATGCCGAGGCACTGGAAGCCGAACGGCCGGGCGAATCTCCCCAGGACTACGTTGTACGCGTGACGCTGGCCAAGGCAACGGCCGCTGGTGCACGCCGGAACCGACTGCTGGCCCGACAACGCGATGCAACGCCGGCGCCGATTCTCGTGGCCGACACCACTGTGGCGCTCGATGACGAAATCCTCGGCAAGCCGAGCGACGTCGATCACGCGTTGCAGATGCTCAAGCGCTTAGCCGGCCGCGAACATCGGGTATTGACCGCCGTCGCACTGGTCGGCGCTGATGCCACTGTCACCAGCGCACTGTCCGTGTCACGCGTGTGGTTTGCCGCGGTGGGCGACGCATCGCTGGCGCGCTACGCGCGTAGCGGCGAGCCCCTCGGCAAGGCAGGCGCCTACGGTATCCAAGGCCGCGCGGCCGAGTTCGTCGAGCGGATCGACGGGTCCTATTCAGGTATCATGGGCTTGCCCCTTTTCGAGACTGCCGCGCTACTACGCGCGGCCCGTGTGGCGTTCCAATAA
- the rlmH gene encoding 23S rRNA (pseudouridine(1915)-N(3))-methyltransferase RlmH, whose amino-acid sequence MKLHIVAVGHRMPDWVARGFDEYAKRMPPELRIELREIKPEQRASARAAASAMAAERTRIEAALPKGARLIALDEHGLDWTTMQLAQQLPRWQQDGRDVAFVIGGADGLDPAIKAQADLLLRLSSLTLPHAMVRVLLAEQLYRAWSITQNHPYHRT is encoded by the coding sequence ATGAAGCTCCATATTGTCGCAGTCGGACACCGAATGCCGGACTGGGTTGCGCGCGGCTTTGACGAATACGCGAAGCGCATGCCGCCCGAACTGCGCATTGAATTGCGCGAGATCAAGCCGGAACAACGGGCATCGGCACGCGCCGCAGCAAGCGCGATGGCGGCCGAGCGTACGCGCATCGAGGCGGCGCTGCCCAAGGGCGCGCGACTCATTGCGTTGGACGAACATGGCCTTGACTGGACCACGATGCAGCTGGCACAGCAACTGCCGCGTTGGCAGCAGGACGGCCGCGATGTGGCCTTCGTCATCGGCGGCGCGGACGGGTTGGATCCGGCTATCAAGGCACAGGCCGATCTACTGCTGCGACTCTCCAGCCTGACGCTGCCCCACGCCATGGTCCGCGTGCTGCTGGCGGAGCAGCTTTACCGCGCGTGGAGCATCACGCAAAATCATCCTTATCATCGGACGTAG
- the rsfS gene encoding ribosome silencing factor — MDIRKLQRVIIDALEDVKAQDIRVFNTSHLTELFDRVVVASGTSNRQTKALANSVREKVKASGGDIVSTEGEDTGEWVLVDCGDAVVHIMQPALRQYYRLEEIWGDKPVRVKLGGQAGTQDSGPVAPGLAT; from the coding sequence ATGGATATCCGCAAATTGCAACGCGTTATCATCGACGCACTCGAGGACGTCAAGGCGCAGGACATCCGCGTCTTTAACACCAGTCACCTGACCGAACTATTCGACCGCGTGGTCGTTGCAAGCGGCACCTCGAACCGGCAAACCAAGGCATTGGCCAACAGTGTGCGCGAAAAGGTCAAAGCGAGCGGCGGTGACATCGTCAGCACCGAAGGCGAGGACACCGGCGAATGGGTGCTGGTCGACTGCGGCGACGCGGTCGTGCACATTATGCAGCCCGCGCTGCGTCAATACTATCGACTCGAGGAAATCTGGGGAGACAAGCCGGTGCGCGTGAAGCTCGGCGGCCAGGCCGGCACGCAAGACAGCGGCCCAGTCGCGCCGGGCCTGGCGACGTGA
- a CDS encoding nicotinate-nucleotide adenylyltransferase — MSSPNPSSPDAIDTPAAPLLPTRIGILGGTFDPIHVGHLALARRFAESLGLSELVLLPAGQPWQKSDVSCARHRLAMTRLAAASLMLPATRVSVATDEIDHPGPTYTTETLAAWRARHGAAASLTLLIGADQLVRLHTWKNWRRLFEFAHVGVATRPGFDLSQADATVLDEIERRSASADTLRATTHGHVLLDTTLSLDVSATNVRRLLRERACGRLEAVASVPDAVWQYIRQHHLYQT, encoded by the coding sequence CTGAGTTCGCCGAACCCATCATCGCCGGACGCCATTGACACGCCCGCCGCGCCCCTTCTGCCTACACGGATCGGCATCCTGGGCGGCACGTTCGACCCGATCCACGTCGGCCACCTAGCGCTCGCGCGCCGGTTTGCCGAATCGCTTGGGTTGAGCGAACTCGTGCTGCTGCCAGCGGGGCAACCGTGGCAAAAAAGCGACGTATCGTGCGCGCGGCATCGGCTCGCGATGACTCGCCTGGCGGCGGCGTCGCTGATGCTACCCGCCACGCGGGTGAGCGTCGCGACCGATGAAATCGATCATCCCGGCCCGACGTACACGACTGAGACGCTGGCCGCATGGCGTGCGCGCCACGGCGCGGCGGCGTCGTTGACGCTATTGATCGGGGCCGACCAACTGGTCCGCCTGCATACGTGGAAAAACTGGCGCCGATTATTCGAATTCGCCCATGTCGGTGTCGCGACGCGTCCCGGATTCGACCTATCGCAGGCGGATGCCACGGTGCTTGACGAAATCGAGCGCCGCAGCGCGTCGGCCGACACACTGCGTGCGACGACCCACGGCCATGTCCTGCTCGATACCACGCTGTCGCTGGACGTCTCGGCCACGAACGTGCGGCGGTTGCTACGTGAACGAGCGTGTGGCCGCCTTGAGGCAGTCGCCAGCGTGCCGGACGCGGTCTGGCAGTACATCCGTCAACATCATCTGTATCAGACATAA
- the hemF gene encoding oxygen-dependent coproporphyrinogen oxidase: protein MSRPFDPATPSSVPASASAPARGTAAGLGDLAPVRNYLLALQRHIADTLGQLDGKPFDTHTWRREPSDKLQGDGCSRVIEDGECFERGVVGFSHVSGAALPPSASAARPQLAGRSFEAMGVSLVLHPRNPYCPTVHMNVRLFVTTHPDEAPVFWYGGGMDLTPYYGFEEDARHFHLTCRDALAPFGDEWYPRFKRWCDEYFYLKHRGEPRGIGGIFYDDIAELGFARGFEMTRNVGDGLLAAYLPIIERRRVMPYGERERDFQAYRRGRYVEFNLVFDRGTLFGLQSGGRTESIMMSMPPVAKWRYDWHPDAGSPEAQLYRDFLVVRDWI from the coding sequence ATGAGCCGTCCGTTCGACCCAGCCACCCCGTCCTCCGTTCCGGCTTCGGCCAGCGCGCCAGCGCGCGGCACAGCCGCCGGGCTCGGCGATCTGGCACCGGTGCGCAACTATTTGCTCGCGCTGCAGCGCCATATCGCCGATACGTTGGGCCAACTCGACGGCAAGCCATTCGACACGCATACGTGGCGCCGTGAACCGAGTGACAAGCTCCAAGGAGACGGCTGCTCGCGCGTGATCGAGGACGGCGAATGCTTCGAGCGCGGCGTGGTCGGTTTCTCGCACGTAAGCGGCGCCGCATTGCCTCCGTCGGCCAGTGCCGCCCGCCCGCAACTGGCCGGGCGCAGCTTCGAGGCGATGGGGGTGTCGCTGGTGCTCCATCCGCGCAATCCCTATTGCCCGACCGTGCACATGAATGTGCGGCTGTTCGTCACGACCCACCCGGACGAAGCGCCGGTGTTCTGGTACGGTGGCGGCATGGACCTGACGCCGTACTACGGGTTCGAGGAGGACGCGCGGCATTTCCATTTGACGTGCCGCGACGCACTGGCTCCGTTCGGCGACGAGTGGTATCCGCGCTTCAAGCGGTGGTGCGACGAGTATTTCTACTTGAAGCACCGTGGAGAGCCACGCGGCATTGGCGGCATTTTTTACGATGACATAGCGGAGTTAGGCTTTGCGCGCGGCTTCGAGATGACGCGCAACGTCGGAGACGGCCTGCTCGCCGCCTATCTGCCGATCATCGAGCGGCGGCGCGTGATGCCTTATGGTGAGCGCGAACGGGATTTCCAGGCCTACCGGCGCGGCCGCTACGTCGAGTTCAATCTCGTCTTCGACCGCGGCACGCTGTTCGGCCTGCAAAGTGGCGGGCGGACCGAGTCCATTATGATGTCGATGCCCCCGGTAGCGAAATGGCGCTACGATTGGCATCCGGACGCCGGCTCGCCTGAGGCCCAGCTGTATCGCGATTTCCTGGTCGTGCGCGACTGGATCTGA
- the purD gene encoding phosphoribosylamine--glycine ligase produces the protein MKVLVVGSGGREHALGWKLAQSPRVTAVYVAPGNGGTALQERLHNVDITDLHALADFAEREQVAFTVVGPEAPLAAGIVNLFRSRGLKIFGPTREAAQLESSKDFAKAFMKRHGIPTAEYETFSDAAAAHAYAEAKGAPIVIKADGLAAGKGVVVAQTLDEAHRAIEMMLADNKLGDAGARVVIEEYLQGEEASFIVMVDGKHVLALASSQDHKRLLDGDQGPNTGGMGAYSPAPIVTPQLHARVMREIILPTVRGMEHEGLRYTGFLYAGLMIDAQGNPKTLEFNCRMGDPETQPIMARLKGDFARVVEHALAGMLDTVELEWDRRTALGVVLAAHQYPDATRKGDRIDGIPAQTETAVTFHAGTALVDGKLVTSGGRVLCVVGLADSVREAQSIAYETIHHIQFDGMQYRRDIGHRALNRKH, from the coding sequence ATGAAGGTATTGGTCGTCGGCTCCGGCGGTCGCGAACACGCACTCGGGTGGAAGCTCGCCCAATCGCCGCGCGTCACCGCGGTCTACGTGGCGCCGGGCAATGGTGGCACGGCGCTGCAGGAGCGCCTGCACAACGTCGATATCACCGACCTGCACGCATTGGCCGACTTCGCCGAGCGCGAGCAGGTCGCATTCACCGTGGTCGGGCCCGAAGCACCACTCGCGGCAGGCATCGTCAACCTGTTCCGCTCGCGCGGCCTGAAGATCTTCGGGCCGACTCGCGAGGCGGCGCAGCTTGAAAGCTCGAAGGATTTCGCTAAGGCGTTCATGAAGCGCCACGGCATTCCGACCGCCGAATACGAGACGTTCTCCGACGCGGCGGCGGCGCACGCGTACGCCGAGGCAAAGGGCGCACCAATCGTGATCAAGGCGGATGGACTCGCGGCCGGTAAAGGCGTAGTGGTGGCGCAAACGCTGGATGAAGCGCACCGCGCGATCGAGATGATGCTCGCCGACAACAAACTCGGCGACGCGGGCGCGCGCGTGGTCATCGAGGAATACCTGCAAGGCGAAGAAGCCAGCTTCATCGTGATGGTCGACGGCAAGCACGTGCTCGCGCTGGCGTCGAGCCAGGACCACAAGCGGTTGCTCGACGGTGACCAAGGTCCAAACACCGGCGGCATGGGAGCCTACTCACCGGCACCGATCGTCACGCCGCAATTGCATGCGCGCGTGATGCGCGAGATCATCCTGCCAACCGTGCGCGGCATGGAGCACGAGGGCCTGCGCTATACCGGCTTCCTGTATGCTGGGTTAATGATCGACGCACAGGGTAACCCGAAGACACTCGAGTTCAATTGCCGGATGGGCGACCCGGAGACGCAGCCGATCATGGCGCGGCTCAAGGGCGACTTCGCCCGTGTCGTCGAGCATGCGCTCGCCGGCATGCTCGACACGGTCGAACTCGAATGGGATCGGCGCACGGCGCTGGGTGTCGTGCTCGCAGCGCACCAGTATCCTGACGCGACGCGCAAAGGGGACCGCATCGATGGCATTCCGGCGCAGACCGAAACGGCCGTCACATTCCACGCGGGCACCGCGCTAGTCGACGGCAAGCTGGTCACCTCGGGCGGACGCGTGCTGTGCGTGGTTGGGTTGGCCGACTCGGTGCGCGAGGCACAGTCGATCGCCTATGAGACAATCCATCATATTCAATTCGATGGCATGCAGTATCGCCGCGACATTGGTCACCGCGCCCTGAACCGCAAGCACTGA